The sequence CTACATACACCGTATCGGCAGAACAGGCAGAGCGGGAAGCAAAGGTATAGCCGTAACCCTCGTCACTCCGCAGGAGCTCAGAGGACTTAACCGCATTCAGCGCAGCATAGGCGATGTTATGACTCAAAAATTCATTCCCACTCTTTCAGAAGTAAGAGATGAGAATATAGCCAAGCTTGTGGACAAAGTTGCCGCTTGCGAAATAGACAAAAAAGCAGCAGAAGTGCTTGAAATGCTCACCTCAGAACACAGCGAAGTGAATATAGCTCTCAAGCTTGTTTCCATGCTTCTTGACAAGGAAAGCTGCGCAGGTCCCAACCAGATTGGTCTCAGCCCGAAAAGAATCGAAAGGGTTCTTGAAGACGAAAAACGCGACCGTATGGACAAATCGAAGGGCAGAGGCGGCAACAGACGCTCAGCCGGCGGCTCACGCGACCGTTACAGCCGTGACAGAAGCGAAAGAAGCGGCGATTCCAGAGGCAGCGGCTACAGCAGAGAGCGTTCATCCTCTGACCGTTTTAACAAGGACAGAAGCGAGCGCCCTGCCGGAGACAGATTCAGCAAAGACAGAAGCGACCGTCCCGCCGGAGACAGATTCAGCAAAGACAGAAGTGAACGTCCTGCCGGAGACAGATTCAGCAAGGACAGAAGCGAACGTCCGGTTGGAGACAGACCTGCCCGTGACAGAAAAGAGGGCGACCGCAGCAGCGGCAGTTTCAGGGATAAACCCCGCTCAGCCGAAGGGCAGCCACGTTCCGGCGGCTGGAGCAAGTTTGACAAGGAACCCCGCCCCGAAAGGGAAAAAACAGGCGGCGATTCCTTCTGGAAAAAGCGCAATAACGATAAATAATAAGAATACACAAGCCTCCCTTTTCGGGAGGCTTTCTGTTTGTTGACAAAGTCCTTTTTGCTCCATCTCTGCGTCATTCTGAACGTTAGTAAAGAATGACCGCAAAAAGAAGCTTATGTTTATCATCAATCTGCAACCTCCCCCCGTGGAGGTTTTTTTTGTGCTATCCGCCGTTATCTCATGTTAAGCTTGTATAAAAAGCGGAGGTGCACATGAGCAGGCACGGCGGATTCTCGGAGGAAAGAACAGAGTCTCTTTTCGGACTTTTTTCCGGATTTATTGACGGCAGAGACGGCAAAGAGCTTTTCGATACATTCAAACCCAAGCTGGACGGGCTTACCCCGCTTGAAGTTCTTGTTATGGGGGAGCGCCTGCTGAAAGCGGGATATTCCGTGGAAAACATAAAGAAGCAGGTGGAGAAGGTTTTCAACATCATTATCCCCGCGTTGAAAGAGTACGAATGGACAGAACCTGATAAAGAGAGCGCCGTCTGCTGGCTCATGGAGGAGAACCGCGCCTTGGCTGCGCATATGGACGGGATGAAGGGCAAAATAAGGGAACTGAGTTCTCTGGAACCCTCCTCTGTGGCTTATTCGTCTGTATATTCCTCATTGAAAAAGGATTTCCGGCGGCTTGCGGAGTTTGAGCCGCATTATCTTAAAACGGAGAATGTTCTGTTCCCGTTTCTTGAAAAACACCAGTATTTCGAGCAGCCGCTTAAAATTATATGGTCATTGGATGATGACATCCGCACGGTTATAAAAGAGGTCAATTCCGCCCTTGATTCGGCGGACAGTCTGGGCATAGAGGAGCATGTAATAATCGGCAGACTTTTCATGCTGATGATGCGCATGACGTATAAGGAGAATCTGGTTATCCTCCCCGCTGCCGCAGAGTGTCTGAGCGGAGCGGAAAACACCCGCATGCTCAGCATGTTCGGAGAGATAGGCTTTGCGTTTGTGGAACCGCCCGCATGCTCCTCCGGTTCTGAGGAACAGGCTGAATACACCGGCGGACTGATAAAAATGGGCGAAACCGGAGTGCTCACTGTCAGCCAGCTTGTCAGTATGCTGAACAGTCTCCCCGTTGATATAACTTTTGTGGATGAAAACGATCAGGTGAGGTATTTTTCTTCGCCTAAGGAGAGGTTCTTCACCAGAAGCCCCGCGATCATTGGGCGAAAGGTGCAGAACTGTCACCCGCCGGACAGCATAGACACCGTTAACCGCATAGTGGAATCATTCAGGAGCGGGAGTAAATCAGAGGCGAAATTCTGGATAAACCTGCGGGGCAGGCTGCTCCTGATCAGTTACTACGCCGTGCGCGATGGGAAGGGACACTACATGGGCACGGTTGAGGCTACACAGGATATTACGGAGATAAAAGAGCTTCAGGGGGAGCGGCGTTTGCTTGAGTGGGATCAAGATTAACCTGAGACAAATATGTACAATGAAATATGTAAAAATGATTTGACAACTATTTATGAAAAAGACCTTGAAAATATGTTGCCGATATTGCAGATTAAGTTCTTTGTCTTACCAATAAAGCGGTTAACCAGAGGGATATTGATGCAGTTTAAATTTTTACACAACAACATTAACGTATTTGATCTCGGCAAAAGCCTTGAGTTCTACAAAAAAGCCCTCAGTCTGAATGAGGTTCGCAGATATAATCAGGAAGACGGGGATTTTATCCTTGTTTATCTCGGCGATGGAGTAACCCCCCACCAGCTTGAGCTCACATGGCTGAGAGACAGGGAAGAGCCCTATGATCTCGGCGAAAATGAGGTACACATAGCCTTCGGAGTGGACGACTTTGAGGCAGCTCACAGGCTTCACACAGAAATGGGCTGCATCTGCTTTGAAAATAAAGCCATGGGCATATATTTTATCGAAGACCCTGACGGCTACTGGGTTGAGATTATTCCTAATAAAAAATAGCCGGAAGTGTGTAAACACCTCTATGGATAGAGGTGCGCCGTGCGGCGGATCGAGTCACTGCGGGGAGGGCACAGCCTGACGCGGCAGCCTCAGGATATACACAGAGATTGCTTCACTCCATGCGGAGTTCGCAATGACGCTGCTGGAAGGCAAGCCCTGAATTGCGCCGTGCGAAGCGAAGCCGCATTTACTGCGACGCGAGCGTGTGCAAAAATTTCCATGGATGGTAAATTTTTGCTGTAAAGTCAGCACAGCCTGACGCGGCAGCCTCAGGATATACACAGAGATTGCTTCACTCCATGCGGAGTTTGCAATGACGCTGCTGGAAGGCAAGCCCTGAATTGCGCCGTGCGAAGCGAAGCCGCATTTACTGCGGCGCGAGCGTGTGCAAAAATTTCCATGGATGGTAAATTTTTGCTGTAAAGTCAGCATATCCTGACGCGGCAGCCTCAGGATATACACAGAGATTGCTTCACTCCATGCGGAGTTCGCAATGACGCTGCTGGAAGGCAAGCCCTGAATTGCGCCGTGCGAAGCGAAGCCGCATTTACTGCGGCGCGAGCGTGTGCAAAAATTTCCATGGATGGTAAATTTTTGTTATTAGATCAAACTAAGGCAGTATCCATGCTTTTTATATAGCTGATCAGGTCTTCGATGGTCACTACAGGATACCCGTGCGCATTTCCGAATGCCAGCACTTCCGGCGTTCTCGCCATTGTGCCGTCCGGATTTGTAAGCTCGCATAAAACTCCGCAGGGCTTGAAGCCCGCCAGCCGCACAAAGTCCACAGTGGCTTCTGTGTGCCCCGTTCTTTCCAGCACTCCGCCTTTTCTCGCCCTCAGCGGGAATACATGACCGGGTCTGTTCAGATCGGACGGCTTGGCTCCGTCCTTTATAGCGGCTCTCACCGTGGTTACCCTGTCAGCGGCTGAGACGCCCGTGGTTACCCCTTTTGCCGCCTCTATGGTAACTGTGAAGCCTGTTCCGTAGCTGCTGGTGTTGTTCTGCACCATCATGGGCAGCTCAAGCTCTGCGGTCTTCTCCTCTGTGAGGCAGAGACAGACTATGCCGCTGCACTCTCTTATGAGAACAGCCATCTGCTCGGGGGTGATTGTTTCTGCGGGGAAGATAAGATCCCCCTCGTTCTCCCTGTCCTCATCGTCAAGGACAAGTATCCCGCCGCCGTTTCTCAGCGACTTAAGGGCGTCTTCTACTCTTTCGGGAGATGTTTTGGGTAAAATACATTTCTGATTCACGGTAAACCTCTTCATTTTCGTAAATCAGGGCAAGATTAAAGGGGAAAATTAAGGCATGGAGTTTCTTGGCATGCGTTTAATCCTCTTTCGTCCGGACTGTACCGTCGGCTTCGGAATCTCACCGAATCTGCTGACCTCCGCATCTGCGGAGCGCTCGCGGGCTTGCCTGTCGGGCTTACCGCCGGTGGGGAATTTCACCCCGCCCTGAGAATATGGTTCTATTATAGTCTTTTATATTCCTCTGTCAATATTCAGCAGTATTGTTATATCATTCTGTACACACGTACGGTAAACTAATATTGACACATGACGTAAACCTCTATTCAAAGGTAATTGACTGTTATTCGGATTATTTGTCATCAAAAGTTGACATAATTCTAACTCCTTAGAGATAAAGCTTTTTCATTTATTTGCTATTCTTTGTCAATTATCGTTGACATAGATATAATATGTATCATTTTGTAACACGTTGTTATTTAAGGTGTTTATTTTTGGCACACCTGTTGCTTAACTATCCGTATGGAAAACACCGAAAATCTTGAAATACTTTTTGCAGAAGACGAAGAAGAACTGAGAAGGGGCGTATGCCTTTACTTCAGAAGATTCGGATATAAAGTCACTGAAGC is a genomic window of Geovibrio thiophilus containing:
- a CDS encoding DUF438 domain-containing protein codes for the protein MSRHGGFSEERTESLFGLFSGFIDGRDGKELFDTFKPKLDGLTPLEVLVMGERLLKAGYSVENIKKQVEKVFNIIIPALKEYEWTEPDKESAVCWLMEENRALAAHMDGMKGKIRELSSLEPSSVAYSSVYSSLKKDFRRLAEFEPHYLKTENVLFPFLEKHQYFEQPLKIIWSLDDDIRTVIKEVNSALDSADSLGIEEHVIIGRLFMLMMRMTYKENLVILPAAAECLSGAENTRMLSMFGEIGFAFVEPPACSSGSEEQAEYTGGLIKMGETGVLTVSQLVSMLNSLPVDITFVDENDQVRYFSSPKERFFTRSPAIIGRKVQNCHPPDSIDTVNRIVESFRSGSKSEAKFWINLRGRLLLISYYAVRDGKGHYMGTVEATQDITEIKELQGERRLLEWDQD
- a CDS encoding VOC family protein: MQFKFLHNNINVFDLGKSLEFYKKALSLNEVRRYNQEDGDFILVYLGDGVTPHQLELTWLRDREEPYDLGENEVHIAFGVDDFEAAHRLHTEMGCICFENKAMGIYFIEDPDGYWVEIIPNKK
- the ribB gene encoding 3,4-dihydroxy-2-butanone-4-phosphate synthase, giving the protein MNQKCILPKTSPERVEDALKSLRNGGGILVLDDEDRENEGDLIFPAETITPEQMAVLIRECSGIVCLCLTEEKTAELELPMMVQNNTSSYGTGFTVTIEAAKGVTTGVSAADRVTTVRAAIKDGAKPSDLNRPGHVFPLRARKGGVLERTGHTEATVDFVRLAGFKPCGVLCELTNPDGTMARTPEVLAFGNAHGYPVVTIEDLISYIKSMDTALV